From Oryctolagus cuniculus chromosome 17, mOryCun1.1, whole genome shotgun sequence, a single genomic window includes:
- the HDAC5 gene encoding histone deacetylase 5 isoform X3, which yields MNSPNESDGMSGREPALEILPRTPLHSIPVAVEVKPVLPGAMPSSLGGGGGGGGSPSPVELRGALAGPVDPALREQQLQQELLALKQQQQLQKQLLFAEFQKQHDHLTRQHEVQLQKHLKQQQEMLAAKRQQELEQQRQREQQRQEELEKQRLEQQLLILRNKEKSKESAIASTEVKLRLQEFLLSKSKEPTPGGLNHSLPQHPKCWGAHHASLDQSSPPQSGPPGTPPSYKLPLLGPYDNRDDFPLRKTASEPNLKVRSRLKQKVAERRSSPLLRRKDGTVISTFKKRAVEITGAGPGVPSVCNSAPGSGPSSPNSSHSTIAENGFTGSVPNIPTEMLPQHRALPLDSSPNQFSLYTSPSLPNISLGLQATVTVTNSHLTASPKLSTQQEAERQALQSLRQGGTLTGKFMSTSSIPGCLLGVALEGDASPHGHASLLQHVLLLEQARQQSALIAVPLHGQSPLVTGERVATSMRTVGKLPRHRPLSRTQSSPLPQSPQALQQLVMQQQHQQFLEKQKQQQLQLGKMLTKTGELPRQPTTHPEETEEELTEQQEVLLGEGALPMPREGSTESESTQEDLEEEEEDEEEDDEDCIQVKDEEGESGPEEGPDSEESSAGYKKLFPDAQQLQPLQVYQAPLSLAAVPHQALGRTQSSPAAPGSVKSPPDQPTKHLFTTGVVYDTFMLKHQCMCGNTHVHPEHAGRIQSIWSRLQETGLLSKCERIRGRKATLDEIQTVHSEYHTLLYGTSPLNRQKLDSKKLLGPISQKMYAMLPCGGIGVDSDTVWNEMHSSSAVRMAVGCLVELAFKVAAGELKNGFAIIRPPGHHAEESTAMGFCFFNSVAITAKLLQQKLNVGKVLIVDWDIHHGNGTQQAFYNDPSVLYISLHRYDNGNFFPGSGAPEEVGGGPGVGYNVNVAWTGGVDPPIGDVEYLTAFRTVVMPIAHEFSPDVVLVSAGFDAVEGHLSPLGGYSVTARCFGHLTRQLMTLAGGRVVLALEGGHDLTAICDASEACVSALLSVELQPLDEAVLQQKPNTNAVATLEKAIEIQSKHWSCVQRFAAGLGRSLREAQAGETEEAETVSAMALLSVGAEQAQAAAAREHSPRSAEEPMEQEPTL from the exons ATGGCATGTCAGGCCGGGAACCAGCCCTGGAGATCCTGCCCCGGACTCCTCTGCACAGCATCCCCGTGGCAG TGGAGGTGAAGCCGGTACTGCCAGGAGCCATGCCCAGctccctggggggcgggggcgggggcggaggcagccccagccctgtggaGCTGCGGGGGGCCCTGGCGGGCCCCGTGGACCCCGCGCTGCGGGAacagcagctgcagcaggagcTCCTGGCgctgaagcagcagcagcagctgcagaagcagctcctgttCGCCGAGTTCCAGAAACAGCACGACCACCTGACCCGGCAGCATGAGGTCCAGCTGCAGAAGCACCTCAAG cagcagcaggagatgcTGGCCGCCaagaggcagcaggagctggagcagcagcGGCAGCGGGAGCAGCAGCGGCAGGAGGAGctggagaagcagaggctggagcAGCAGCTGCTCATCCTGCGCAACAAGGAGAAGAGCAAAGAGA GCGCCATCGCCAGCACGGAGGTGAAGCTCAGGCTCCAGGAGTTCCTCCTGTCCAAGTCAAAGGAGCCCACGCCAGGCGGCCTCAACCATTCCCTCCCACAGCACCCCAAATGCTG GGGAGCCCACCATGCTTCTTTGGACCAGAGTTCCCCTCCCCAGAGCGGCCCCCCTGGGACGCCTCCCTCCTACAAACTGCCTTTGCTTGGGCCCTACGACAACCGAGATGACTTCCCGCTCCGCAAGACAG CCTCTGAACCCAACTTGAAAGTGCGTTCGAGGCTAAAACAGAAGGTGGCGGAGCGGAGAAGCAGTCCCCTCCTGCGTCGCAAGGACGGGACCGTCATCAGCACCTTTAAGAAGAGAGCAGTTGAGATCACGGGCGCCGGGCCTGGAG TGCCGTCCGTGTGTAACAGTGCGCCTGGTTCCGGCCCCAGCTCCCCCAACAGCTCCCACAGCACCATCGCCGAGAACGGCTTCACTGGCTCAGTTCCCAACATCCCCACCGAG atGCTCCCCCAGCACCGGGCCCTCCCTCTGGACAGCTCCCCCAACCAGTTCAGCCTCTACacgtctccctctctgcccaacATCTCCCTAGGGCTGCAGGCCACGGTCACTGTCACCAACTCACACCTCACT GCCTCCCCGAAGCTGTCGACGCAGCAGGAGGCCGAGAGGCAGGCCCTCCAGTCCCTGCGGCAGGGCGGCACGCTGACGGGCAAGTTCATGAGCACATCCTCCATCCCGGGCTGCCTGCTGGGCGTGGCGCTGGAGGGCGACGCCAGCCCCCACGGACACGCCTCCCTGCTACAGCACGTGCTGCTGCTGGAACAGGCCCGGCAGCAGAGCGCCCTCATCGCGG TGCCGCTGCATGGGCAGTCCCCGCTGGTGACAGGGGAACGCGTGGCCACCAGCATGCGGACGGTGGGCAAGCtcccgcggcaccggcccctgagcCGCACCCAGTCCTCCCCGCTGCCGCAgagcccccaggccctgcagcagctggtcatgcagcagcagcaccagcagttcctggagaagcagaagcagcagcagctgcagctgggcaaG ATGCTCACCAAGACCGGGGAGCTGCCGAGGCAGCCCACCACACACCCTGAGGAGACCGAGGAGGAGCTGACGGAGCAGCAGGAGGTCCTGCTGGGGGAGGGCGCCCTGCCCATGCCCCGGGAAGGCTCCACGGAGAGTGAGAGCAcccaggaagacctggaggaggaggaggaggacgaggaagaGGACGATGAGGACTGCATCCAGGTCAAGGACGAGGAGGGCGAGAGCGGCCCGGAGGAGGGGCCCGACTCGGAGGAGTCCAGTGCTGGCTACAAAAAG CTGTTCCCAGAtgcccagcagctgcagcccctgCAAGTGTACCAGGCGCCCCTCAGCCTGGCCGCTGTGCCTCACCAGGCCCTGGGCCGCACCcagtcctcacctgctgcccccgggAGCGTGAAGAGCCCCCCAGACCAGCCCACCAAGCACCTCTTCACCACAG GTGTGGTTTACGACACGTTCATGCTGAAGCACCAGTGCATGTGTGGGAACACGCACGTGCACCCCGAGCACGCTGGCCGCATCCAGAGCATCTGGTCCCGGCTGCAGGAGACGGGCCTGCTCAGCAAATGTGAG CGGATTCGGGGTCGCAAAGCTACGCTGGACGAGATCCAGACGGTGCACTCTGAGTACCACACCCTGCTCTATGGGACCAGCCCCCTCAACCGGCAGAAGCTGGACAGCAAGAAACTGCTTG GCCCCATCAGCCAGAAGATGTACGCCATGCTGCCTTGTGGGGGCATCGGA GTGGACAGTGACACCGTGTGGAACGAGATGCACTCGTCCAGTGCTGTGCGCATGGCAGTGGGCTGCCTCGTGGAGCTGGCCTTCAAGGTGGCCGCGGGGGAGCTCAAG AATGGATTTGCCATCATCCGGCCCCCAGGACACCACGCCGAGGAATCCACAGCCAT gGGATTCTGCTTCTTCAACTCTGTAGCCATCACAGCCAAACTCCTGCAGCAGAAGCTGAACGTGGGCAAGGTCCTCATCGTGGACTGG GACATTCACCATGGCAATGGCACCCAGCAGGCGTTCTACAACGACCCCTCTGTGCTCTACATCTCCCTGCATCGCTACGACAACGGGAACTTCTTTCCAGGCTCCGGGGCTCCTGAAGAG GTTGGTGGAGGACCAGGCGTGGGGTACAATGTGAACGTGGCATGGACAGGAGGTGTGGATCCCCCCATTGGCGACGTGGAGTACCTGACAGCCTTCAG GACAGTGGTGATGCCCATTGCCCACGAGTTCTCACCTGACGTGGTCTTAGTCTCCGCCGGGTTTGATGCCGTTGAAGGACATCTGTCTCCACTGGGTGGCTACTCTGTCACCGCCAGAT GTTTTGGCCACTTGACCAGGCAGCTGATGACGCTGGCAGGGGGCCGCGTGGtgctggccctggagggaggcCATGACTTGACCGCCATCTGTGATGCCTCTGAGGCCTGTGTCTCGGCTCTGCTCAGCGTGGAG CTGCAGCCCTTGGACGAGGCTGTCTTACAGCAGAAGCCCAACACCAACGCAGTGGCCACACTAGAGAAAGCCATCGAGATCCAGA gcaAACACTGGAGCTGTGTGCAGAGGTTTGCTGCTGGTCTGGGCCGGTCTCTGCGGGAGGCCCAGGCAGGGGAGACCGAGGAGGCAGAGACTGTGAGCGCCATGGCCTTGCTGTCGGTGGGGGCGGAGCAGGCCCAGGCCGCCGCCGCCAGGGAGCACAGCCCCAG GTCGGCAGAGGAGCCCATGGAGCAGGAGCCCACCCTGTGA